From Hemibagrus wyckioides isolate EC202008001 linkage group LG11, SWU_Hwy_1.0, whole genome shotgun sequence:
cagtgttggtgttaaagctgcagtagggggcagtgttggtgttaaagctgcagtagagggcagtgttggtgttaaagctgcagtagagggcagtgttggtgttaaagctgcagtagggggcagtgttggtgttaaagctgcagtagagggcagtgttggtgttaaagctgcagtagagggcagtgttggtgttaaagctgcagtagggggcagtgttggtgttaaagctgcagtagggggcagtgttggtgttaaagctgcagtagggggcagtgttggtgtaacaggtgcagtagggggcagtgttggtgttaaagctgcagtagggggcagtgttggtgttaaagctgcagtagagggcagtgttggtgtaacAGGTGCAGtagagggcagtgttggtgttaaagctgcagtagagggcagtgttggtgttaaagctgcagtagagggcagtgttggtgttaaagctgcagtagggggcagtgttggtgttaaagctgcagtagagggcagtgttggtgttaaagctgcagtagagggcagtgttggtgttaaagctgcagtagggggcagtgttggtgttaaagctgcagtagggggcagtgttggtgttaaagctgcagtagggggcagtgttggtgtaacaggtgcagtagggggcagtgttggtgttaaagctgcagtagggggcagtgttggtgttaaagctgcagtagagggcagtgttggtgtaaaagctgcagtagggggcagtgttggtgttaaagctgcagtagggggcagtgttggtgttaaagctgcagtagggggcagtgttggtgtaacaggtgcagtagggggcagtgttggtgtaacaggtgcagtagggggcagtgttggtgttaaagctgcagtagggggcagtgttggtgtaacaggtgcagtagggggcagtgttggtgtaacaggtgcagtagggggcagtgttggtgttaaagctgcagtagagggcagtgttggtgttaaagctgcagtagggggcagtgttggtgtaacaggtgcagtagggggcagtgttggtgttaaagctgcagtagggggcagtgttggtgtaacaggtgcagtagggggcagtgttggtgtaacAGGTGCAGtagagggcagtgttggtgttaaagctgcagtacaGAAAGAACACTTTACAGGAAGGTCAGTGTGGTTCTGCATTTACACAAAGCATAAAGGTGTCTTCAGCTCTTCTATGTTCCATACAGGATGGGAGCTGTTTGATCAGAAACAGTAGCAGGACTTATcagtcatcgtcatcatcagcagcagagGGGTCGAGTTCCTCACTGGACTGCGAAGAAGGACATCAGGATGCTGCTAAGAATGACTCAAGTCTTCCATCAGTCCCTCAGAACGATGAGGTATGTTAAAGGAACAGTTTGTTGAAAAATGGAAGGTTATTGCTATATCATCATTCCTTACACCCACCTACAGCTGTGAATGATCACACCATGAGCTTCCTCACTCTGGGTGTCACACTCTGGTTCATTTTCAGGTTATTATAAACTCACAGTCTGTTTCAGAGGAGAACAAAGGGAGTGTGTCAAAAGATCCAGACTCTCTCAGAGGGTTCTCTGATGATGGAACATCTGCAGCTGCAGGTAAGTGAGCAGTCAGAAAAATAGTGTAAATATATTACTTATTGCACCTTTAATGTCAGCTCCTATACTTTCTCTCTTAGCCAGTAGAGCAGAATAAACACTCACATATCAGCTTTAATATCAGCTCCTTCTTTTCCACTCACAGGTCTTAGTGCTGAGTTCGTCTCACTGTCCTTCTTGCCCCAGAAGGGTCACAGGCGTTTGGTTTTCTACTCTCAGAGGATTGAGGTGAGGTCTTCCATGACTCTGAGGAATCATTCAGACCGCTTCGAGGCGTGTCAGTGGATGGCGGAGCAGGAGTTCACCACGGGGAGGTTCTACTGGGATGTAGAGACGAGCGCGTGCAGTGGCTGGGCGGCTGGAGTGGCCTACACTCACCTGGGAAAAGACGAGCAGCTCGGGAGGAGTAAATCTTCCTGGTGTATTGAGTGGAGCAGCAGCAGGTTCAGCGCCTGGCACAACGGCTCCGAGACGCCCCTGAAACACAGACACCCGAGCAGACTCCGAGTCCTGCTGGACAGGGACGCTGGACATCTCTCCTTCAGGAGTGGAGAGGATGGAGAAGCTGAGCTGTACGATGTTCAGGTGGAGTTTGAGGCTGCGGTTAGTC
This genomic window contains:
- the LOC131361284 gene encoding E3 ubiquitin-protein ligase RNF135, yielding MMMASYKDIVRFIANHLKCPICFEIFTEPVTLACGHSYCLRCIKDYFKQNSKRVCPECRAELKTDYKLHKNVTIRAILELQQAGGREMWDRVLAGSEEEFTQDGSCLIRNSSRTYQSSSSSAAEGSSSSLDCEEGHQDAAKNDSSLPSVPQNDEVIINSQSVSEENKGSVSKDPDSLRGFSDDGTSAAAGLSAEFVSLSFLPQKGHRRLVFYSQRIEVRSSMTLRNHSDRFEACQWMAEQEFTTGRFYWDVETSACSGWAAGVAYTHLGKDEQLGRSKSSWCIEWSSSRFSAWHNGSETPLKHRHPSRLRVLLDRDAGHLSFRSGEDGEAELYDVQVEFEAAVSPVFWLFGTKPGNALSFPRP